Proteins found in one Mesorhizobium sp. CAU 1732 genomic segment:
- a CDS encoding bile acid:sodium symporter family protein, producing MNILFRISDLAGRTFAVWVIVFAALGFFLPAVFSGFAPWIVVLLGIIMFGMGLTISAKDFAEVARRPFDVSIGVLSQFIVMPLLAVLLTRLIPMPPEVAAGVILVGCCPGGTASNVMTYLSKGDVALSVACTSVTTLLAPVVTPFLVWMFASQYLPVDAMSMFLSIVQVILIPLALGFILQKIAPGLVKASLPVLPLVSVIGIVLIVAAVVAVNKAAIAESGLLIFAVVVLHNGFGLLLGYFAARAAGLSLAKRKAISIEVGMQNSGLGAALANAHFSPLAAVPSAVFSVWHNVSGALIASYFARMDDPDAERQDLSAK from the coding sequence GTGAACATTCTCTTTCGCATCTCCGATCTGGCCGGCCGCACCTTCGCCGTCTGGGTCATCGTCTTCGCCGCTCTCGGCTTCTTTCTCCCGGCGGTCTTCAGCGGCTTTGCGCCGTGGATCGTTGTCCTGCTCGGCATCATCATGTTCGGCATGGGCCTGACGATCTCCGCCAAGGATTTCGCCGAGGTGGCCAGGCGCCCGTTCGACGTCTCGATCGGCGTGCTCTCGCAGTTCATCGTCATGCCGCTTCTCGCCGTGCTTTTGACCCGCCTGATCCCGATGCCGCCGGAAGTCGCGGCGGGCGTCATCCTCGTCGGCTGCTGCCCCGGCGGCACCGCAAGCAATGTGATGACCTACCTGTCGAAGGGCGACGTGGCGCTCAGCGTCGCCTGCACCAGCGTGACGACGCTTCTCGCGCCGGTCGTGACGCCCTTCCTGGTCTGGATGTTCGCAAGCCAGTATCTGCCCGTCGATGCCATGAGCATGTTCCTGAGCATCGTGCAGGTCATCCTCATCCCGCTTGCGCTTGGCTTCATCCTCCAGAAGATCGCGCCGGGACTGGTCAAGGCATCGCTGCCGGTGCTGCCGCTCGTCAGCGTGATCGGCATCGTGCTGATCGTCGCGGCTGTGGTGGCCGTCAACAAGGCGGCAATCGCGGAATCAGGCCTGCTGATCTTCGCGGTGGTGGTGCTGCACAATGGTTTCGGGCTGTTGCTCGGCTATTTCGCCGCGCGGGCCGCAGGCCTGTCGCTCGCCAAGCGAAAGGCGATCTCGATCGAGGTCGGCATGCAGAACAGCGGGCTTGGCGCCGCACTCGCGAACGCGCACTTTTCGCCGCTCGCAGCGGTTCCCAGCGCGGTCTTCAGCGTCTGGCACAATGTTTCCGGCGCGCTGATCGCGAGCTATTTCGCACGCATGGATGATCCGGACGCAGAGCGTCAGGATTTGTCGGCGAAGTAG
- a CDS encoding PhnD/SsuA/transferrin family substrate-binding protein, which produces MSDFIAALPMYDWPETRGHVDAQWETIRAVLRGQGLDAPEHLTRRNADMPAVPGGIRDAAGIVIAPDPATLPPDALDLQTLWRHPKLLFGQACWGPMQTTGLSDQVRVIGQPDYSDVEGGQGEFYSSAILVRRDGVVADVAAPGDGSASIPLDRLRGKRFAFNSEDSMSGIIALSRDLEAMGEGISIVAERIETGGHRASIRHVAGGLADVCAVDCRSWAMAQLHEPAARDLCVVGWTGRRPGLPYISALGMPPFLFQG; this is translated from the coding sequence ATGAGCGACTTCATAGCTGCACTGCCGATGTATGACTGGCCGGAGACGCGTGGCCATGTCGATGCACAGTGGGAGACGATCCGCGCCGTACTGCGCGGGCAGGGTCTCGACGCGCCCGAGCATCTGACGCGCCGGAATGCCGACATGCCTGCCGTGCCGGGCGGCATACGCGATGCCGCCGGCATCGTGATCGCGCCGGACCCGGCGACATTGCCGCCCGACGCGCTCGACCTTCAAACCTTGTGGCGGCATCCGAAACTGCTTTTTGGGCAGGCCTGCTGGGGGCCGATGCAGACGACGGGCCTGTCGGATCAGGTGCGCGTGATCGGCCAGCCGGATTATTCGGACGTGGAAGGCGGGCAAGGCGAGTTTTATTCGAGCGCGATCCTGGTCCGGCGTGACGGCGTTGTCGCGGATGTCGCCGCGCCCGGCGACGGCAGCGCTTCGATACCGCTCGACCGGCTGCGCGGAAAGCGCTTCGCCTTCAACAGCGAGGATTCGATGTCCGGCATCATCGCGCTGTCGCGCGATCTGGAGGCGATGGGCGAGGGGATTTCGATTGTCGCAGAGCGCATCGAGACTGGCGGCCACCGCGCGTCCATTCGGCATGTGGCAGGCGGCCTGGCCGATGTCTGCGCGGTCGACTGCCGGAGCTGGGCGATGGCGCAGCTTCATGAGCCTGCGGCGCGGGACTTGTGCGTCGTCGGCTGGACCGGAAGGCGACCGGGTCTGCCCTACATTTCGGCGCTCGGCATGCCGCCATTCCTGTTTCAGGGGTGA
- a CDS encoding fatty acid desaturase: MSNADRRANAPRTGERGGALRVEWPTVALIAACYGVWGACGLMIWPEWPVLALAILTLTIALQSSLMHEASHGHPTRSSRLNEFLVGLPIGLVFPYRRFKSLHLRHHADERLTDPFDDPESYYRAFWQHEELPSWLRALLRVNNTMAGRFVIGPAISNVGFLLTDGKLLAEGDRPALRAWMHHLAGLAVVIPIVLIVFDMSLIAYLVPVYLGQSIIAIRTFAEHQWSERPDGRTIIVERSPLALLFLNNNLHLVHHKMPTVAWYRLPSLFRERRAEWLAMNDGYSYPSYFALLRDFAFRAKEPVVHPFLRRAPEPGRAFKPRVRARNVNGLGTSPVPAEPSKE; this comes from the coding sequence ATGAGCAATGCTGACAGGCGCGCGAATGCGCCACGAACGGGGGAGCGCGGGGGCGCTCTGCGGGTGGAGTGGCCGACGGTCGCTCTCATCGCGGCATGCTACGGCGTCTGGGGGGCGTGCGGGCTCATGATCTGGCCGGAATGGCCTGTTCTGGCTCTCGCGATCCTGACGCTGACGATCGCGCTTCAGTCTTCCTTGATGCATGAAGCGTCGCATGGGCATCCCACCCGTAGCTCCCGCCTCAACGAGTTTCTGGTCGGCCTGCCGATCGGCCTAGTCTTTCCCTATCGGCGCTTCAAGTCGCTGCATTTGCGCCATCACGCGGATGAGCGGCTGACCGACCCGTTCGACGACCCTGAAAGCTATTATCGCGCCTTCTGGCAGCACGAGGAACTGCCGTCATGGTTGCGCGCGCTGCTGCGCGTGAACAATACGATGGCCGGGCGTTTCGTCATAGGGCCGGCGATTTCGAATGTCGGGTTCCTGCTCACCGACGGAAAGCTGCTCGCGGAGGGCGACAGGCCGGCGCTTCGCGCCTGGATGCACCATCTCGCCGGGCTTGCAGTGGTGATACCCATCGTCCTGATCGTCTTCGACATGTCGCTGATCGCCTATCTCGTTCCGGTCTATCTCGGACAATCGATCATCGCGATCCGCACCTTTGCCGAGCATCAGTGGTCGGAGCGGCCGGACGGGCGGACGATCATCGTCGAGCGTTCGCCGCTGGCGCTCCTGTTCCTCAACAACAATCTCCATCTCGTACATCACAAGATGCCGACGGTCGCCTGGTATCGCCTGCCGTCGCTGTTTCGCGAACGACGTGCCGAATGGCTGGCGATGAATGACGGCTATTCCTATCCGAGCTATTTCGCGCTTCTCAGGGATTTCGCCTTCAGGGCGAAGGAGCCGGTGGTGCACCCATTCCTGCGCCGCGCGCCGGAGCCGGGCAGGGCGTTCAAGCCACGCGTACGCGCGCGCAACGTCAACGGTCTCGGCACGTCGCCGGTGCCGGCCGAGCCGTCCAAGGAATAG
- a CDS encoding helix-turn-helix transcriptional regulator, with protein sequence MDKRDLAETFRKRLTTLVIRSGANQSAFAAGVGIDRSALSQLLSGSATRLPRAETLLNIASEHKVSLDWLLGVSEDEGLASEIRGSLEIEEGAGGFDRTLLAKWYAEAAGAKVRYVPAGIPDLLRTDALIEYEAGITRRDPGTQLGDVQFRIDYSRRPETDMEVCMPRHTLEIFARGLGVWSGFDAAARADQLRHMATLLEDLYPSFRLYLYDGRQRYSVPYTIFGQLRAAIYVGDMYVVLNAAQPVRTLTRHFDNLIRAAEINAHESAQFARTLPTE encoded by the coding sequence ATGGACAAGCGCGATCTCGCGGAAACGTTTCGCAAGCGTCTCACCACGCTTGTGATTCGCTCCGGCGCGAACCAGTCGGCATTCGCGGCCGGGGTCGGCATCGACAGGTCCGCGCTGTCGCAGCTTCTGTCGGGCTCGGCGACCCGCCTCCCCCGCGCCGAAACGCTCCTGAACATCGCCAGCGAACACAAGGTTTCGCTGGATTGGCTGCTGGGCGTCAGCGAGGACGAGGGGCTGGCGAGCGAGATCCGCGGCAGCCTCGAGATCGAGGAAGGTGCCGGCGGTTTCGATCGCACGCTTTTGGCGAAATGGTACGCGGAAGCTGCCGGCGCCAAGGTCCGCTACGTGCCTGCAGGCATCCCCGATCTTCTGCGCACCGACGCCCTGATCGAATATGAGGCGGGGATCACCCGGCGCGATCCAGGCACGCAGCTTGGTGATGTCCAGTTCCGGATCGACTACAGCCGCAGGCCCGAGACCGATATGGAGGTCTGCATGCCGCGTCACACGCTGGAAATCTTCGCGCGCGGCCTGGGCGTCTGGTCCGGCTTCGACGCGGCCGCCCGCGCCGACCAGCTTCGGCACATGGCGACGCTGCTGGAGGACCTTTATCCGAGCTTCCGGCTCTATCTCTATGACGGCCGGCAGCGATACTCCGTGCCCTACACGATCTTCGGCCAGCTTCGCGCGGCGATCTATGTCGGCGACATGTATGTCGTTCTCAACGCGGCCCAGCCGGTGCGCACCCTCACCCGTCATTTCGACAATCTGATCAGGGCAGCGGAAATCAACGCGCACGAGTCCGCACAATTCGCGCGAACACTCCCGACGGAGTGA
- the bmt gene encoding betaine--homocysteine S-methyltransferase, which yields MTNPIDALIAEKGVLLADGATGTNLFALGLEAGEAPEIWNESAPEKIVALHQGFVDAGADIILTNSFGGTRHRLKLHHAQDRVHEINRRAAEIARSVADKADRKVIVAGSVGPTGELLQPLGAMTYDEAVAAFVEQIEGLKAGGAEVAWIETMSAPDEIRAAAEAAIKVGLPYTYTGSFDTAGRTMMGLAPKHIHDAVDGLAQAPVGVGANCGVGASDILASLLDMSEAKPDATIIVKGNCGIPEFRGTEIHYSGTPDLMADYARLAIDGGAKIVGGCCGTSFEHLAAMRKAIDAHTKGSRPSVEDVVTRIGPLRNKQANQSGAVEGDGARRERRRAR from the coding sequence ATGACCAATCCGATCGACGCGTTGATCGCCGAGAAAGGCGTCCTTCTGGCCGATGGCGCCACGGGCACCAACCTGTTCGCATTGGGTCTGGAAGCAGGCGAAGCACCGGAAATCTGGAACGAATCCGCACCCGAAAAGATCGTCGCGCTGCATCAGGGTTTCGTCGATGCCGGCGCGGACATCATCCTCACCAACTCGTTCGGTGGAACGCGCCATCGTCTGAAACTGCATCACGCACAGGATCGCGTCCACGAGATCAACAGGCGCGCCGCCGAGATCGCGCGCTCCGTCGCCGACAAGGCGGACCGCAAGGTCATCGTCGCCGGCTCGGTCGGGCCGACGGGCGAACTGCTCCAGCCATTGGGCGCGATGACCTATGACGAGGCGGTCGCAGCCTTCGTCGAGCAGATCGAGGGCTTGAAGGCAGGCGGCGCCGAAGTCGCCTGGATCGAGACTATGTCTGCGCCCGACGAAATCCGCGCAGCGGCCGAAGCCGCAATCAAGGTCGGCCTGCCCTACACCTATACGGGTTCGTTCGACACGGCCGGCCGCACGATGATGGGCCTTGCACCCAAGCACATCCACGACGCGGTGGATGGCCTTGCACAAGCGCCGGTCGGTGTCGGCGCCAATTGCGGCGTGGGCGCATCCGACATTCTCGCCTCCCTGCTCGACATGAGCGAGGCAAAGCCGGACGCGACCATCATCGTGAAGGGCAATTGCGGCATTCCCGAATTTCGCGGGACCGAGATCCACTATTCCGGCACGCCGGACCTGATGGCCGACTATGCCCGCCTCGCGATCGACGGCGGCGCAAAAATCGTCGGCGGCTGCTGCGGCACGTCGTTCGAACACCTTGCCGCCATGCGCAAGGCAATCGACGCGCACACCAAAGGTTCGCGCCCATCGGTCGAAGACGTCGTCACCCGCATCGGGCCGTTGCGCAACAAGCAGGCGAACCAGAGCGGCGCGGTCGAAGGCGACGGCGCGCGCCGCGAACGCCGCCGCGCACGGTGA
- a CDS encoding PadR family transcriptional regulator yields MFHHRQSHEECGRGWRMSGRDGGEGAERGRGRGGPFGRHRGGPFGGRGPRMFDPGALRLVVLGLIAEEPRHGYDIIKALEQKLQGAYSPSPGAIYPMLQMLEEADLVVSRAEGNKRLFSITEQGKLYLKENATELERINAQIASVAERMGGAVIGEEFRALRQMIHEKMRGGAWNSEQAAKARGIIRQALKDLGEL; encoded by the coding sequence ATGTTTCATCACAGACAATCACATGAGGAATGCGGACGCGGCTGGCGCATGAGCGGCCGGGATGGCGGCGAGGGCGCTGAGCGCGGACGCGGGCGTGGCGGGCCGTTCGGTCGTCATCGCGGAGGCCCGTTCGGCGGGCGCGGCCCACGGATGTTCGACCCCGGCGCGTTGCGGCTGGTGGTTCTCGGCCTGATCGCCGAGGAGCCGAGGCACGGCTACGATATCATCAAGGCGCTCGAGCAGAAGTTGCAGGGCGCGTACAGCCCCAGCCCCGGCGCGATCTACCCGATGCTGCAGATGCTCGAGGAGGCCGATCTCGTCGTCTCGCGGGCGGAAGGCAACAAGCGGCTCTTTTCGATCACCGAGCAGGGCAAGCTCTACCTCAAGGAAAACGCCACCGAGCTGGAACGCATCAACGCGCAGATCGCAAGCGTCGCCGAGCGTATGGGCGGTGCGGTGATCGGCGAGGAGTTTCGCGCGTTGCGACAGATGATCCACGAGAAGATGCGTGGCGGCGCCTGGAATTCCGAGCAGGCCGCAAAGGCGCGCGGGATCATCCGGCAGGCGCTGAAAGATCTCGGCGAGCTGTAA
- a CDS encoding VWA domain-containing protein, with protein MAKSEFDELDILRKASAPAPGEAAKARALNAAMSAFDDAQKDAATTQGSPVSERLTARTIRFWREVMNKKLIANPALAGLVALPVAGYVTWQVMDEFRFGRDPESATVETTAPERQRLEQPTATKQDAEQRSASGEIAQGGSLANEPVAAPPPSPVMPAPAENILTREMAVSDQAAPMSMTRPAGGGVLPEPFIAAEENRERFENFNTNPVRAVLENPVSTFSIDVDTASYAFARRSLKEGVMPQPDSVRVEEMINYFPYDWAGPDSANVPFNSTITVMPTPWNAHTQLMHVAIKGYDVVPSEKPQSNLVFLIDTSGSMNEADKLPLLKNSFRLLVDRLEANDTVSIVTYAGNAGTVLEPTKVLDKQAIFNALDRLEAGGSTAGAEGIREAYRLAEKSFVEGGVNRVMLATDGDFNVGQTSDEELKTLIEQKRDSGVFLSVLGFGRGNLNDQMMQTIAQNGNGTAGYIDTLAEAEKLLVEEAGSTLFPIAKDVKIQVEFNPEQIAEYRLIGYETRALNREDFNNDRVDAGDIGSGHSVTAIYEITPKGSPAQMIDEPRYGAPADQAAPASDELAFVKIRYKQPNEDASELITTPVVPANVVGSLDAASEDVRFSVAVAAFGQKLRRTDAVADYGYDRIMEIATAARGADPFGYRAEFLSLVRLASALDGKR; from the coding sequence ATGGCAAAGAGTGAATTCGACGAACTCGACATCCTGCGAAAGGCATCGGCGCCCGCGCCCGGTGAGGCCGCGAAGGCGCGCGCGCTGAACGCGGCGATGAGCGCATTCGACGATGCGCAAAAAGACGCGGCCACGACCCAAGGATCACCGGTGAGCGAACGTCTTACCGCCAGAACGATCAGGTTCTGGAGGGAAGTCATGAACAAGAAGCTCATCGCAAACCCGGCGCTCGCCGGTCTCGTGGCGCTGCCGGTCGCTGGATATGTCACCTGGCAGGTGATGGATGAATTCCGGTTTGGGCGTGACCCGGAGAGCGCAACAGTCGAGACCACCGCGCCGGAACGCCAGAGGCTGGAACAGCCGACTGCGACCAAACAGGACGCGGAACAGCGCAGCGCTTCGGGTGAGATCGCGCAGGGCGGCAGCCTGGCGAATGAACCGGTGGCCGCGCCGCCGCCATCGCCGGTCATGCCTGCTCCGGCCGAGAACATCCTGACGCGCGAGATGGCCGTCAGCGACCAGGCCGCACCGATGTCGATGACGCGGCCTGCGGGCGGCGGCGTCTTGCCGGAGCCCTTCATCGCGGCGGAAGAGAACCGGGAGCGGTTCGAGAATTTCAACACCAATCCGGTGCGTGCGGTGCTCGAAAATCCGGTTTCGACCTTCTCGATCGATGTCGACACGGCGTCCTACGCCTTTGCGCGGCGGTCGCTGAAGGAAGGCGTCATGCCCCAGCCCGACAGCGTGCGCGTCGAGGAGATGATCAACTATTTCCCTTATGACTGGGCGGGTCCCGACAGCGCGAACGTGCCGTTCAACTCGACCATCACCGTCATGCCGACGCCCTGGAACGCGCATACGCAGCTTATGCACGTGGCGATCAAGGGTTACGATGTCGTGCCGTCCGAGAAGCCGCAGTCGAACCTCGTCTTCCTGATCGATACGTCCGGCTCGATGAACGAGGCCGACAAGCTGCCGCTGCTGAAGAACTCGTTCCGGCTGTTGGTCGACAGGCTGGAGGCGAACGATACGGTCTCGATCGTCACCTATGCTGGCAATGCGGGTACGGTGCTGGAACCGACGAAGGTTTTGGACAAGCAGGCGATCTTCAATGCGCTGGACCGGCTCGAAGCGGGCGGCAGCACGGCGGGCGCCGAGGGTATTCGCGAGGCCTACCGGCTTGCGGAAAAGAGTTTCGTCGAGGGCGGCGTCAACCGCGTCATGCTGGCGACCGATGGCGACTTCAATGTCGGCCAGACGAGCGACGAGGAGCTGAAGACGCTGATCGAGCAGAAGCGCGACAGCGGCGTGTTTCTCTCGGTGCTCGGATTCGGGCGTGGCAACCTCAACGACCAGATGATGCAGACGATCGCCCAGAACGGCAACGGCACCGCAGGCTACATCGACACGCTCGCGGAAGCCGAGAAGCTGCTGGTGGAGGAGGCGGGTTCGACGCTCTTCCCGATCGCCAAGGACGTGAAGATCCAGGTCGAGTTCAACCCCGAGCAGATCGCCGAGTACCGCCTGATCGGCTACGAGACCCGCGCCCTGAACCGCGAGGATTTCAACAATGATCGGGTGGATGCCGGCGATATCGGGTCGGGCCATTCGGTGACCGCGATCTACGAAATCACGCCCAAGGGCAGCCCCGCACAGATGATAGACGAACCCCGTTACGGTGCGCCGGCCGACCAGGCTGCGCCTGCCAGCGACGAGCTCGCCTTCGTCAAAATCCGCTACAAGCAGCCGAACGAGGATGCGAGCGAACTCATCACCACGCCTGTGGTGCCGGCGAATGTGGTCGGGTCGCTCGACGCGGCGTCCGAAGACGTCCGCTTCTCCGTGGCGGTGGCTGCATTCGGCCAGAAGCTGCGCCGCACGGATGCCGTGGCAGACTACGGCTATGACCGGATCATGGAGATCGCCACCGCTGCACGCGGCGCCGATCCCTTCGGCTATCGCGCCGAGTTCCTGTCGCTTGTCCGACTGGCTTCGGCCCTGGATGGAAAGCGGTAG
- a CDS encoding RNA polymerase sigma factor, with protein sequence MALAMADDDVSDARLARQAAGGDRVAFSTLIERHYPFIFRLAFRMTGHRADAEDVAQEICARLGRAIRGYNGGSAFTTWLYAIVLNAVRDMGRKSAREAAKAKAYGVHALIDESHVAQEDPAEALWQAVRRLSPKQCEAVTLVYGEDMNHAHAADLMGCSEATVSWHIHEAKKRLKQIMSAEEV encoded by the coding sequence ATGGCACTCGCGATGGCTGATGACGATGTTTCCGATGCCCGACTGGCGCGCCAAGCGGCCGGCGGCGACAGGGTCGCGTTCTCGACGCTGATCGAGCGGCACTACCCCTTCATCTTCCGGCTCGCCTTTCGGATGACGGGGCATCGCGCCGACGCCGAAGACGTGGCGCAGGAGATTTGCGCGCGTCTGGGCCGCGCCATTCGCGGCTACAATGGCGGCTCGGCCTTCACGACATGGCTCTACGCGATCGTGCTCAATGCGGTGCGGGACATGGGGCGCAAATCCGCCCGCGAGGCTGCGAAGGCCAAGGCTTACGGCGTTCATGCGCTGATCGATGAGAGCCACGTAGCGCAGGAAGACCCGGCCGAAGCGCTGTGGCAGGCGGTGCGGCGATTGTCGCCCAAGCAATGCGAGGCGGTGACGCTGGTCTATGGCGAGGACATGAACCACGCACACGCGGCCGATCTGATGGGCTGCTCGGAAGCGACCGTCTCGTGGCACATCCATGAAGCGAAGAAACGGCTGAAGCAGATCATGTCGGCCGAGGAAGTCTGA
- a CDS encoding lysozyme inhibitor LprI family protein, with protein sequence MIDKTLSLCALIGLAAVLSLSPAMADDAYDKCIDQSDGTNTAWGECGGALMKRADDALNATWKRVYALTDGDTKTALLAEQRLWVKFKEGACQFYASGDFGREGQVLTYPVCQASIIEDRTTALEGYADDFSPR encoded by the coding sequence ATGATCGATAAAACCCTGTCTCTTTGCGCGCTGATTGGTCTTGCTGCCGTACTCTCATTGTCGCCGGCGATGGCCGACGATGCCTACGACAAATGCATCGACCAGAGCGACGGCACCAACACAGCCTGGGGCGAGTGCGGCGGGGCTTTGATGAAGCGCGCCGACGACGCGCTCAACGCGACCTGGAAGCGCGTCTATGCGCTCACCGACGGCGATACGAAGACCGCGTTGCTGGCCGAGCAAAGGCTGTGGGTCAAGTTCAAGGAAGGCGCCTGCCAGTTTTATGCCAGCGGTGATTTCGGCCGGGAGGGTCAGGTTTTGACCTATCCGGTCTGCCAGGCGTCGATCATCGAGGATCGCACGACGGCGTTGGAAGGCTACGCGGACGATTTCTCGCCCCGGTGA
- a CDS encoding dienelactone hydrolase family protein, protein MTKRNIEIPTNDGRAPAGLFVPQGGSRRGVVLFMDAFGPRPALDGMAERLASSGYAVLVPDLFYRQGAYGPFDAKTGFAQEESAAKIRSMMAATTQAMTQADTGAFLDALGNEGVERFGIVGYCMGGARALNAAAAHPDRVAAAASFHGGNLASEASDSPHRVAATIKARVYVGMAGVDRSFPPEQSAILAQALREAEVDHLIENYVGMAHGWAVPDHGVYDEAGAERHWTRLLTLFDESLA, encoded by the coding sequence ATGACCAAGCGCAACATCGAAATCCCTACCAATGACGGACGCGCGCCCGCGGGGCTGTTCGTCCCGCAAGGCGGGTCGCGCCGCGGCGTGGTCCTGTTCATGGATGCGTTCGGCCCGAGGCCGGCACTCGACGGCATGGCCGAGCGTCTCGCATCGTCCGGCTATGCGGTGCTGGTGCCGGACCTGTTTTACCGGCAGGGGGCCTACGGGCCGTTCGACGCCAAGACCGGCTTTGCGCAGGAGGAGTCGGCCGCGAAGATCAGGTCGATGATGGCGGCCACGACGCAAGCCATGACGCAGGCCGATACGGGCGCGTTTCTGGATGCGCTGGGCAATGAGGGGGTCGAGCGGTTCGGCATCGTCGGCTACTGCATGGGCGGGGCGAGGGCGCTGAATGCGGCCGCCGCCCATCCCGACCGGGTGGCGGCCGCCGCGAGTTTTCACGGCGGAAACCTTGCAAGCGAGGCGTCGGACAGCCCGCATCGCGTTGCCGCCACTATCAAGGCGCGTGTCTATGTCGGCATGGCCGGGGTCGATCGCAGCTTTCCACCCGAGCAGTCGGCGATCCTCGCACAGGCGCTGCGCGAGGCCGAGGTAGACCACCTCATCGAAAACTATGTCGGAATGGCGCATGGCTGGGCCGTGCCGGACCACGGCGTCTACGACGAGGCAGGCGCGGAACGCCATTGGACGCGTCTCCTGACGCTGTTCGACGAAAGCCTGGCGTGA
- a CDS encoding amino acid permease, with amino-acid sequence MTDIAASQSGAAAPPELKRVMGPWLLLLFIVGDILGTGIYALTGQVAAQVGGAVWLPFLVAFAVALVTAFSYLELVTKYPRAAGAALYTHKAFGIHFITFIVAFAVMSSGITSSSTASRAFAANFAEVFGLGDGVLGVTAIALCFMALVAIVNFRGVGESVKANVVLTIVELTGLLIVIFIGFWAISAGQGDVSRVLEFNTSSDSAPIWGVIAGTTLAFFAMVGFEDAVNMAEETHRPSKIFPKVLLGGLLITGLIYVLVSISAITLVSPEDLAEGDTPLLKVVEAGAPGFPIEIFGFITMFAVANSALINMLMASRLVYGMSREKVLPSALGAVHKTRQTPYVAIIFTTLLAFALITFVGEVPALGGTTALLLLGVFTIVNIAVLVLRRDPVEHEHFTTPSILPIIGALSCAFLVGPWTGRDPVQYTIAGILLAMGVVLWVVTVMVNRATGTTPDTSKLEGLGGSGPVN; translated from the coding sequence ATGACGGACATTGCTGCTTCTCAATCCGGTGCCGCGGCACCGCCCGAACTCAAGCGGGTCATGGGGCCGTGGCTCCTTCTTCTGTTCATCGTCGGCGACATTCTCGGCACGGGTATCTACGCGCTGACGGGCCAGGTTGCCGCCCAGGTGGGCGGTGCGGTCTGGCTGCCCTTCCTGGTGGCGTTCGCGGTCGCGCTGGTGACGGCATTCAGCTATCTCGAACTGGTCACCAAATATCCGCGCGCCGCCGGCGCTGCGCTCTACACGCACAAGGCGTTCGGCATCCATTTCATCACCTTCATCGTCGCGTTTGCGGTGATGAGTTCCGGCATCACGTCGTCGTCCACGGCCTCGCGCGCGTTCGCGGCGAATTTCGCGGAGGTTTTCGGCCTCGGCGACGGCGTGCTCGGCGTGACGGCCATCGCGCTCTGCTTCATGGCTTTGGTGGCGATCGTGAATTTTCGCGGCGTCGGCGAAAGCGTGAAAGCCAATGTGGTGCTGACGATCGTCGAACTGACCGGCCTGCTGATCGTCATCTTCATCGGTTTCTGGGCCATTTCGGCGGGACAGGGCGACGTTTCGCGCGTTCTGGAGTTCAACACGTCTTCCGACAGCGCTCCGATCTGGGGCGTCATCGCGGGCACGACGCTCGCCTTCTTCGCGATGGTCGGGTTCGAAGACGCGGTCAACATGGCGGAAGAAACCCATCGGCCGAGCAAGATCTTCCCGAAGGTCCTGCTTGGCGGCCTGCTCATCACCGGCCTGATCTACGTGCTGGTCTCGATCTCGGCGATCACGCTCGTATCACCTGAGGATCTGGCCGAGGGCGACACGCCGCTCCTCAAGGTCGTCGAGGCGGGTGCTCCGGGATTTCCGATCGAAATCTTCGGCTTCATCACCATGTTCGCGGTGGCGAACAGCGCGCTCATCAACATGCTGATGGCAAGCCGGCTGGTCTATGGCATGAGCCGCGAAAAGGTGCTGCCCAGCGCGCTCGGGGCGGTGCATAAAACGAGGCAGACGCCCTATGTTGCGATCATCTTCACGACGCTGCTGGCCTTCGCGCTGATCACCTTCGTCGGCGAGGTGCCGGCGCTGGGCGGCACGACGGCGCTGCTGCTGCTCGGGGTCTTCACGATCGTCAACATCGCGGTCCTGGTTCTGCGGCGCGATCCGGTCGAACACGAGCATTTCACGACACCCAGCATCCTGCCGATCATCGGTGCGCTGTCCTGTGCGTTCCTCGTCGGGCCGTGGACGGGTCGCGACCCCGTGCAATACACGATCGCCGGCATCCTGCTGGCGATGGGCGTCGTTCTCTGGGTCGTGACGGTGATGGTCAATCGCGCGACCGGGACGACGCCGGATACATCCAAGCTGGAAGGGTTGGGCGGGAGCGGCCCGGTCAACTGA